A stretch of Candidatus Binatia bacterium DNA encodes these proteins:
- a CDS encoding SDR family oxidoreductase — translation MGDIRFDGRVAVITGAGGGLGKTYALEFAKRGAKVVVNDLGGKADGTGKGSNMADQVVDEIKAAGGEAAANYDSVATPEGGESIIKTAVEAFGKVDVVVNNAGILRDRSFVKLSPQELELVIDVHLKGAFYVSQPAFRLMKDQRYGRFVFTSSAAGLLGNFGQSNYGAAKMGLVGLMHVLAVEGAKYDVKCNAIAPTARTRMTEELLGPLADYLDPETVTPLVTYLCSEGCEYTHEVYSVGGGRFARMFIGLAQGWIAGKGEVVSAEAVRDQIGKIRDPEGYTIPTGIGDEMKAIANALK, via the coding sequence ATGGGAGACATTCGCTTCGACGGTCGCGTTGCGGTCATCACGGGCGCCGGTGGTGGGCTCGGCAAGACGTACGCTCTGGAGTTTGCCAAGCGTGGTGCCAAGGTCGTCGTGAACGATCTCGGCGGCAAGGCAGACGGCACCGGCAAGGGTAGTAACATGGCCGACCAGGTCGTCGACGAGATCAAGGCCGCAGGCGGTGAGGCCGCTGCGAACTACGACTCGGTCGCGACGCCCGAAGGTGGCGAGTCGATCATCAAGACCGCGGTCGAGGCGTTCGGCAAGGTCGACGTCGTCGTGAACAACGCCGGGATCCTGCGCGACCGATCGTTCGTGAAGCTCTCTCCGCAGGAGCTGGAGCTCGTCATCGACGTCCATCTGAAGGGCGCGTTCTACGTCTCGCAGCCGGCCTTCCGGTTGATGAAGGACCAGCGCTACGGTCGGTTCGTCTTCACGTCGTCGGCGGCCGGCCTTCTCGGCAATTTCGGCCAGAGCAACTACGGTGCGGCGAAGATGGGCCTCGTCGGTTTGATGCACGTCTTGGCCGTCGAAGGCGCCAAGTACGACGTGAAGTGCAACGCAATCGCGCCGACGGCGCGTACGCGCATGACCGAGGAGCTCCTCGGTCCCCTCGCGGATTATCTGGATCCTGAGACGGTCACGCCGTTGGTGACGTACCTCTGCTCGGAAGGGTGCGAGTACACTCATGAAGTCTACTCGGTCGGCGGCGGCCGGTTCGCACGGATGTTCATCGGGCTCGCGCAGGGCTGGATTGCGGGCAAGGGTGAGGTTGTGAGTGCCGAGGCGGTTCGCGACCAGATCGGGAAGATCCGCGACCCCGAAGGCTACACCATTCCGACCGGAATCGGCGATGAGATGAAGGCGATCGCGAACGCCTTGAAATGA
- a CDS encoding glutamine--tRNA ligase/YqeY domain fusion protein, whose translation MAASPKDDAPTEAPVNFVRAIVSDDVRAGKHGGKVVTRFPPEPNGYLHIGHAKAICINYGIATEHGGTFHLRFDDTNPEKEETRYVESIIRDVQWLGADWGDNLFYASDYFGRLRDWAVELIRAGKAYVDSLSADEIREYRGNFKEPGKNSPHRDRSVEENLDLFARMEAGEFEEGAHVLRAKIDMTSPNLNMRDPALYRIRKIVHHRAGDRWSIYPMYDFTHPLSDAIEGITHSLCSLEFEDHRPLYDWFLENLDVPSHPQQIEFARLKLTYMIDSKRKLRELVEEGRVEGWDDPRMPTLAGLRRRGYTPEAIRDFCERLGVAKKNSLVDIAMLEHSLREDLNRRAPRALGVLHPLKVVLVNYPEGQEEELEAVNNPEDESMGKRKLPFSRELYIERDDFREEAPKKYFRLAPGREVRLRWGYLITCVDVVKDDAGEVVELHCTYDPETRGGNAPDGRKVKGTIHWVSAKHAVQATVRLYDRLFSKESPDGPEWKSNLNPDSLEVLADCQVEPALGTAEPGSLWQFERLGYFAVDEVDSSADRPVFNRAVSLRDSWARLEKAGKAG comes from the coding sequence ATGGCTGCTTCGCCCAAAGACGATGCTCCGACTGAGGCTCCCGTGAATTTCGTACGCGCGATCGTCAGCGACGACGTGCGCGCCGGGAAGCACGGCGGCAAGGTCGTGACCCGATTCCCGCCCGAGCCCAACGGCTACCTCCACATCGGTCACGCGAAGGCGATTTGTATCAACTACGGGATCGCGACGGAGCACGGCGGCACGTTCCACCTCCGCTTCGACGACACGAACCCAGAGAAGGAGGAGACTCGCTACGTCGAAAGCATCATCCGCGACGTTCAATGGCTCGGAGCTGATTGGGGCGACAATCTCTTCTACGCGTCCGATTACTTCGGTCGCCTGCGTGACTGGGCCGTCGAGTTGATCCGCGCCGGGAAGGCTTACGTCGACAGCCTCTCAGCCGACGAGATCCGAGAGTACCGCGGGAACTTCAAGGAACCGGGAAAGAATAGCCCGCATCGGGACCGTTCCGTCGAGGAGAATCTCGACCTGTTCGCTCGTATGGAAGCAGGCGAGTTCGAGGAAGGAGCGCACGTTCTTCGGGCGAAGATCGACATGACGTCGCCCAACCTCAACATGCGGGATCCCGCTCTCTACCGGATCCGCAAGATCGTTCATCACCGCGCCGGGGATCGTTGGTCGATCTACCCGATGTACGACTTCACGCATCCGCTCTCGGATGCGATCGAAGGCATCACGCACTCCCTGTGCAGCCTCGAGTTCGAGGATCATCGGCCGCTCTACGACTGGTTCCTAGAGAACCTCGATGTGCCGAGTCATCCGCAACAGATCGAGTTCGCACGCCTCAAGCTCACGTACATGATCGACTCGAAGCGGAAGCTTCGCGAGTTGGTGGAAGAGGGGCGTGTCGAGGGATGGGATGATCCGCGCATGCCGACGCTCGCGGGTCTGCGTCGCCGTGGATACACGCCCGAGGCGATACGTGACTTCTGCGAACGCCTGGGTGTCGCGAAGAAGAACAGTCTTGTCGACATCGCGATGCTCGAGCATTCGCTCCGCGAGGACCTGAACCGCCGCGCGCCCCGCGCTCTTGGGGTTCTTCATCCCTTGAAGGTGGTTCTCGTGAACTACCCCGAAGGGCAGGAGGAAGAGCTCGAGGCCGTCAATAATCCCGAGGACGAATCGATGGGGAAGCGAAAGCTCCCCTTCTCGCGCGAGCTGTACATCGAGCGCGACGATTTTCGGGAGGAGGCGCCGAAGAAGTACTTCCGGCTCGCGCCCGGTCGAGAGGTGCGCCTGCGGTGGGGCTACCTGATCACGTGCGTCGATGTCGTGAAGGACGATGCGGGCGAGGTCGTCGAGCTGCACTGCACGTACGACCCCGAGACCCGCGGCGGGAACGCTCCCGACGGCCGGAAGGTGAAAGGGACCATCCACTGGGTGTCCGCCAAGCACGCCGTGCAGGCGACGGTGCGCTTGTACGATCGGCTGTTCTCGAAGGAGAGCCCCGACGGCCCCGAGTGGAAGAGCAATTTGAACCCTGATTCGCTCGAAGTTCTGGCAGATTGCCAGGTTGAGCCGGCTCTGGGCACGGCAGAGCCGGGCAGCCTCTGGCAGTTCGAGCGTCTGGGCTACTTCGCCGTCGATGAGGTCGACTCGTCGGCGGATCGGCCCGTGTTCAATCGCGCGGTCTCGCTCCGGGACAGCTGGGCGCGGCTCGAGAAGGCGGGGAAGGCGGGCTGA
- a CDS encoding crotonase/enoyl-CoA hydratase family protein, which translates to MEPALLVEREGHIVTLTLNRPARKNAFNPEVLCRLCDAFDMIDEDDDIRVAILTGAEGNFSAGADLDQLVTKMMKGLPPEDEWDERVRADYGILYKGFLKDRYVTKPLIAAIEGACYAGGTEILQGIDIRVAGESAKIAISEVKRGLFPMAGSTVRLRRQIAFTHAMEILLVGDPLTAAEAARIGLIGQVVPDGQALAKAKEIAGKIAANGPLAVKNIKLSVIESEFLSEAEAYKREQELGMEVMSSADAREGPKAFLEKRPPNYKGR; encoded by the coding sequence ATGGAACCCGCGCTGCTGGTCGAAAGAGAGGGGCACATCGTCACGCTGACGCTGAATCGTCCCGCCCGGAAGAACGCCTTCAATCCAGAGGTCCTCTGCCGCCTCTGCGACGCCTTCGACATGATCGACGAGGATGACGACATCCGGGTCGCGATCCTGACGGGCGCCGAGGGTAACTTCTCCGCCGGCGCCGATCTCGACCAGCTCGTGACCAAGATGATGAAGGGCCTCCCGCCCGAGGACGAGTGGGACGAACGCGTCCGCGCCGACTACGGGATCCTCTACAAAGGCTTCCTGAAGGACCGGTACGTGACCAAACCTCTGATAGCCGCGATCGAGGGCGCCTGCTACGCCGGCGGCACCGAGATCCTGCAGGGAATCGACATCCGGGTCGCGGGCGAGAGCGCCAAGATCGCGATCTCCGAGGTGAAGCGCGGCCTCTTCCCGATGGCGGGCTCCACGGTCCGTCTCCGTCGGCAGATCGCGTTCACCCACGCGATGGAGATCCTCCTGGTCGGCGACCCGCTCACAGCCGCCGAGGCTGCGCGGATCGGTCTCATCGGGCAGGTGGTGCCGGACGGCCAGGCCCTTGCCAAGGCGAAGGAAATCGCCGGCAAAATCGCAGCCAACGGACCCCTCGCGGTGAAGAACATCAAGCTGTCGGTGATCGAGAGTGAGTTCCTCTCCGAGGCGGAGGCCTACAAGCGCGAGCAAGAGCTCGGCATGGAAGTCATGTCGAGCGCAGACGCGCGCGAAGGCCCCAAGGCGTTCCTCGAAAAGCGTCCGCCGAACTACAAGGGCCGCTGA
- a CDS encoding transporter substrate-binding domain-containing protein, which produces MQGKTVLEGRPRRVQSVRKWLATLLAVPAVALGGDTAGAKELRVGISESYAPLAFSKDGKPTGAEADLALAVGKILDSKIVFVPMKFPDLVPALEAGKVEVVMSGLSITEERSKKVLFTDPYLRVGQMALIRADDLGRSVDPDEIGAKESRVGVKKGTTGEGWAKKNVPDATVVGYDTVEAGTAALKAGDIDYFVHDAPTVWRLTGRPNTRDDALAGIYRPLTKEYLAWAVRAGDEKLAGELNGALKTLRADGQLRAILDVWIPVTKVAVTEGSNTGAPQPTAAPAVAE; this is translated from the coding sequence ATGCAGGGTAAAACGGTCTTGGAGGGGCGCCCGCGCCGGGTGCAATCGGTCCGAAAATGGCTCGCGACTTTGCTCGCGGTCCCAGCCGTTGCGCTGGGTGGCGACACCGCGGGGGCCAAAGAGCTGCGGGTCGGAATCTCCGAGAGCTATGCCCCGCTGGCCTTCTCGAAGGACGGCAAGCCGACCGGGGCCGAGGCGGACCTCGCCCTCGCCGTCGGGAAGATCCTCGATTCAAAGATCGTGTTCGTGCCCATGAAGTTCCCCGACCTGGTGCCGGCTCTCGAGGCCGGGAAGGTCGAGGTCGTCATGTCCGGGCTGTCGATCACCGAAGAGCGTTCCAAGAAGGTGCTCTTCACCGACCCCTACCTCCGCGTCGGGCAGATGGCTCTGATCCGCGCGGACGATCTCGGTCGCTCCGTCGACCCCGACGAGATTGGTGCCAAAGAGTCCCGCGTGGGCGTCAAGAAGGGCACAACCGGAGAAGGCTGGGCGAAGAAGAACGTCCCGGACGCGACGGTCGTGGGATACGACACCGTGGAGGCGGGTACGGCCGCTCTCAAGGCCGGCGACATCGACTACTTCGTCCACGACGCGCCCACGGTGTGGCGGCTCACGGGCCGCCCGAACACGCGTGACGATGCGCTTGCGGGCATCTACCGTCCGCTCACCAAGGAGTATCTCGCGTGGGCCGTTCGGGCAGGCGACGAGAAGCTGGCGGGCGAGCTGAACGGTGCGCTGAAGACGCTTCGAGCCGACGGCCAGCTCCGCGCGATCCTCGACGTATGGATTCCGGTGACGAAGGTCGCCGTCACCGAGGGCAGCAATACGGGGGCACCTCAGCCCACGGCCGCACCGGCGGTCGCGGAGTAG
- a CDS encoding acyl-CoA dehydrogenase family protein, with translation MNLKYSKDYQRFREEVRQFIKDHWTEEDVAANPQLSEMAQGLGSSPRTDERATAFRRAAAERGYMYRHVPRAYGGGEQAPDPLKATILVEELKAAKAPVELMSQGPAMLVPTLLAHGTEEQKKQYVESTLLGHVRWCQGYSEPGAGSDLASLRTSGVLEGDHWVVNGQKIWTSNAREADMMFALIRTEPDEPKHDGISYLLIDMKTQGIDVRPLRQMDGDAHFNEVFLDNVRVPRDSVVGERGQGWYVSRSTLKAERALIGNASMARRTFDGAVALAQMTQVRGRPAIEDPVIRDRLTDLESRVLAAEYNGFRLLTESAKGHDGGLAGLVTKLHTSTLAHDVSKLAMNISSDAAMLAPGEEHAPFAGMLVQSYIMYYALAIGGGAPNIQRNVIGERGLGLPRDPRR, from the coding sequence GTGAACCTCAAGTATAGCAAAGATTATCAACGCTTCCGCGAGGAAGTGCGGCAGTTCATCAAGGACCACTGGACCGAGGAAGACGTCGCGGCGAACCCGCAACTGAGCGAGATGGCTCAGGGCCTCGGGTCGTCACCGCGAACCGACGAACGGGCAACGGCCTTCCGTCGCGCAGCGGCGGAGCGCGGCTACATGTACCGCCACGTGCCTCGGGCCTATGGCGGCGGCGAGCAGGCTCCGGATCCGCTGAAGGCCACGATCCTCGTCGAGGAACTCAAGGCCGCCAAGGCACCGGTCGAGCTGATGAGCCAGGGCCCGGCCATGCTGGTCCCCACCCTGCTAGCGCACGGCACTGAGGAACAAAAGAAGCAGTACGTCGAAAGCACGCTTCTCGGGCACGTCCGCTGGTGTCAGGGCTACAGCGAACCCGGCGCCGGCAGTGACCTGGCGTCGCTCCGAACGAGCGGCGTCCTCGAGGGCGACCACTGGGTCGTGAACGGCCAGAAGATCTGGACCTCGAACGCACGCGAGGCGGACATGATGTTCGCTCTCATCCGCACCGAGCCGGACGAACCGAAGCACGACGGCATCAGCTACCTGCTGATCGACATGAAGACGCAGGGCATCGACGTCCGTCCGCTGCGGCAGATGGATGGCGACGCGCACTTCAACGAGGTGTTCCTCGACAACGTGAGGGTCCCGCGCGACAGCGTAGTGGGCGAGCGGGGCCAGGGCTGGTACGTCAGCCGCTCCACGCTCAAGGCCGAGCGTGCGTTGATCGGAAACGCTTCCATGGCGCGACGCACGTTCGATGGCGCCGTTGCCCTCGCACAGATGACCCAGGTCCGCGGCCGTCCCGCGATCGAAGACCCCGTCATCCGGGATCGTCTGACCGACCTCGAATCCCGCGTGCTCGCCGCCGAGTACAACGGCTTCCGGCTGCTCACCGAGAGTGCCAAGGGCCACGACGGCGGCCTTGCGGGGCTCGTCACGAAGCTCCACACGTCGACGCTCGCGCACGACGTATCCAAGCTCGCGATGAACATCTCCAGCGACGCTGCGATGCTCGCCCCAGGCGAAGAGCACGCGCCGTTCGCGGGCATGCTCGTGCAGTCGTACATCATGTACTACGCCCTCGCGATCGGCGGCGGCGCCCCCAACATTCAGCGCAACGTCATCGGCGAGCGGGGACTCGGTCTCCCGCGCGACCCTCGGCGCTAG
- a CDS encoding acyl-CoA/acyl-ACP dehydrogenase has translation MDFGLSEEQTLLQDTVKRFAQAECPSTRVRQVMESDDGHDPALWQGLAELGVAGMTVPTEHGGAGLELLDLALIADVLGWAATPGPFLGNAMATTALCASDSDAQNQWLPGVATGETLLTVAFGEGIGEWDAGAVETKATGGKLSGVKSLVPYAGVSDALIVSAMDGDGPGLWAVERGASGMQISALTGNDQTRRVSRVHFDGTPATKIAAGRTAADRARDVGLVLLAADASGGAHRCLEMTTDYALTREQFGQIIGAFQGVKHQLANLACDLEPAVSLWWYAAHAFDHINDKSERHAALSKAHLTDLYDTTVRYAIELHGGIGFTWEYDLHLWFRRAMFDRAFLGESSYHRRRAADLAGW, from the coding sequence ATGGACTTCGGTCTCAGCGAGGAGCAGACCCTCCTACAGGACACGGTCAAGAGGTTTGCCCAGGCGGAATGTCCGTCGACACGCGTTCGCCAGGTGATGGAAAGCGACGACGGACACGACCCCGCGTTGTGGCAAGGCCTCGCCGAACTCGGTGTGGCCGGGATGACCGTCCCCACCGAGCATGGTGGCGCCGGACTCGAACTGCTGGACCTCGCGCTGATCGCCGACGTTCTCGGCTGGGCCGCGACACCCGGCCCGTTTCTCGGCAACGCGATGGCGACGACAGCACTCTGCGCCAGCGATTCGGACGCACAGAACCAGTGGCTGCCCGGCGTGGCCACCGGCGAGACCCTTCTAACCGTCGCCTTCGGCGAAGGCATCGGCGAATGGGACGCCGGCGCCGTCGAGACGAAAGCCACGGGCGGCAAGCTCTCCGGCGTGAAGTCGCTCGTCCCCTACGCAGGTGTGTCGGACGCACTGATCGTCTCCGCCATGGACGGCGACGGCCCGGGCCTGTGGGCCGTCGAGCGCGGGGCCAGCGGGATGCAGATCTCGGCGCTCACCGGCAACGACCAGACTCGTCGCGTTTCCCGGGTGCACTTCGACGGGACGCCCGCGACGAAGATCGCAGCGGGCCGGACGGCAGCCGACCGCGCGCGCGACGTGGGGCTCGTCCTCCTCGCCGCCGACGCTTCGGGTGGGGCGCACCGGTGCCTCGAGATGACCACCGACTATGCGCTCACCCGCGAGCAGTTCGGTCAGATCATCGGTGCCTTCCAGGGCGTGAAGCACCAGCTCGCGAACCTCGCCTGCGACCTCGAGCCCGCCGTGTCCCTGTGGTGGTACGCCGCCCACGCCTTCGATCACATCAACGACAAGTCCGAACGACACGCGGCGCTCTCCAAGGCGCACCTCACCGATCTTTACGATACGACGGTCCGGTATGCGATCGAGCTCCACGGCGGAATCGGCTTCACCTGGGAGTACGACCTCCACCTCTGGTTCCGCCGGGCGATGTTCGACCGTGCGTTTCTCGGCGAGTCGAGCTACCACCGCAGGCGTGCAGCCGACCTCGCCGGCTGGTGA
- a CDS encoding Dabb family protein, with product MIERHHYFRLKEPHGTPEGRADIAERTMTALAPLPGVLGVTVATPADDHAAAGWDLTVTVRFSSLEDVETYRADPDHRRFVDEVLGPRIAVKKIWNFTVVDESRTN from the coding sequence ATGATCGAACGGCACCACTACTTCCGCCTGAAGGAACCCCACGGGACCCCCGAGGGACGAGCCGATATCGCAGAGCGTACGATGACCGCGCTTGCACCGCTCCCGGGTGTTCTCGGAGTGACGGTTGCGACGCCGGCCGACGACCACGCCGCAGCCGGCTGGGATCTCACCGTCACCGTGCGTTTCTCGAGCCTCGAAGACGTCGAGACTTATCGTGCAGACCCGGACCATCGACGCTTCGTCGACGAAGTGCTGGGTCCGCGGATCGCTGTGAAGAAGATCTGGAACTTCACGGTCGTGGACGAGTCGCGAACCAACTAG
- a CDS encoding mechanosensitive ion channel, with translation MRSLRTWSACLALLLPLLMAVAPAYPQDAATGELPTADASGTDASAEKSAEAEPEEAAPPRPEASQLAQRLEETSSKLRKLHSVLGEDKTADEVQKTFPPLRKRLEELDERQDDLLEPATGRKALNDLENEWKDAAAQLAGWTNALTVSAAKLDDIRTQLRKLSQEWMLVRERSQEAELPSAVIQRVETTLVELSATENEVRTRRARVLELQNSLSEELVDVGSVLDLVDQARKKEQEQLLESERPPLWKILANFSLNTPVWRQIAESWIGDARAVKTYATDHPEPFGWQFLLLLTLAGLVGSLDRQSRRTSFQDPELAAAARVLRRPFSAAVLITLLATPWIHPVAPSGLQQFSGLALIPAVLRLLPKEFRERRDGSLASAVLLYLLSAFSGQIDPASDVNRIFILVESCAGLFILLNFFKPDPKAQASSIWSLLLRIGRRLIIAGLTVAVFANIIGNASLADLFTSSFLNAGFVAVMLYAVSRVLDGVMIMLPRTGALGSIDIVHRNAQMFARRGIGLVRVITWCVWFGFTLRFFQIRDEFAAGFQETMTASWQLGSLEISAGNIIVFIVAIMITIASARSLQFILRHDVLPKLNLPRGVPGAIASATQYVTLSLGFVISLAVAGVDLGSLALVAGGLGVGIGFGLQNVVNNFVSGLILLFERPVRDGDFVEAGTTFGEVKRIGFRSSTIRTWQGSEVIVPNADLISQTVTNWTLTDNHRCMELPVRAAYGNEAEKIMKLLIETAAIHENTFEDPGPKVYFMAFGENALEFSLRFWVNFEVGFGTRSEVAVLVDNALREAGFAAPVPHRVIHLETQSS, from the coding sequence ATGAGGTCCCTTCGAACCTGGTCGGCATGCCTCGCGTTGCTTCTGCCGCTGCTGATGGCGGTCGCTCCGGCGTACCCGCAAGACGCCGCCACGGGCGAGTTGCCAACGGCGGACGCCTCCGGCACCGATGCCTCCGCCGAAAAATCGGCCGAGGCGGAGCCCGAGGAAGCTGCCCCCCCTCGACCCGAAGCATCCCAACTCGCGCAACGCCTGGAAGAGACGTCTTCGAAGCTGCGAAAGCTCCACTCGGTCCTCGGAGAGGACAAGACTGCAGACGAGGTCCAAAAGACGTTCCCGCCGCTGCGCAAGCGGCTGGAGGAGTTGGACGAACGGCAAGACGATCTCCTGGAGCCGGCGACCGGCCGCAAGGCGCTGAACGATCTCGAGAACGAGTGGAAGGATGCCGCTGCCCAGCTGGCGGGCTGGACGAACGCTCTCACGGTATCTGCGGCCAAGCTCGACGACATCCGGACTCAACTCCGGAAGCTCTCCCAGGAATGGATGCTCGTGAGAGAGCGCTCCCAGGAAGCAGAGCTTCCCTCGGCAGTCATCCAGCGCGTCGAGACCACGCTCGTCGAGCTTTCCGCAACCGAAAACGAGGTCCGGACGCGCCGTGCCCGCGTCCTCGAACTACAAAACTCCTTGTCCGAAGAATTGGTAGACGTCGGCTCCGTACTCGACCTCGTCGACCAGGCGCGAAAGAAGGAGCAAGAGCAGCTCCTGGAATCCGAGCGTCCTCCGCTGTGGAAGATCCTCGCGAACTTCTCCCTGAACACGCCGGTGTGGCGCCAGATCGCAGAGTCGTGGATCGGGGACGCCAGAGCGGTCAAGACGTACGCAACCGATCACCCGGAGCCGTTCGGCTGGCAGTTCCTACTTTTGCTGACCCTCGCTGGCCTCGTGGGCTCGCTCGACCGGCAGAGCCGCCGGACGAGTTTCCAGGACCCCGAACTCGCCGCAGCCGCGCGCGTCCTGCGCCGCCCGTTCTCGGCCGCCGTCCTGATCACGTTGCTCGCGACGCCATGGATCCATCCCGTCGCCCCCAGCGGGCTGCAGCAGTTCTCCGGGCTCGCTCTCATCCCAGCCGTCCTTCGCCTGCTTCCCAAGGAGTTCCGCGAACGACGCGACGGCAGCCTTGCGTCCGCAGTGCTGCTGTATCTCCTCAGCGCATTCTCGGGCCAGATCGACCCAGCCTCCGACGTCAACCGGATCTTCATCCTGGTCGAGAGCTGCGCCGGCCTGTTCATCCTGCTCAACTTCTTCAAGCCGGATCCCAAAGCGCAGGCGAGTTCGATCTGGAGTCTCCTGCTCAGGATCGGGCGACGACTCATCATCGCCGGCCTGACGGTCGCGGTGTTCGCGAACATCATCGGCAACGCCTCGTTGGCCGACTTGTTCACCTCGAGCTTCCTCAACGCCGGCTTCGTCGCCGTAATGCTCTATGCGGTGTCACGCGTCCTCGACGGCGTGATGATCATGCTGCCGCGGACCGGAGCTCTCGGCTCGATCGACATCGTTCACCGAAACGCCCAGATGTTCGCCCGCCGCGGCATCGGCCTCGTCCGCGTGATCACGTGGTGCGTGTGGTTCGGGTTCACCCTACGGTTCTTCCAGATCCGCGACGAGTTCGCAGCCGGCTTCCAGGAAACCATGACAGCGAGTTGGCAGCTCGGGTCGCTCGAGATCTCCGCCGGCAACATCATCGTATTCATCGTGGCGATCATGATCACGATCGCATCCGCTCGCTCCCTTCAGTTCATCTTGCGCCACGACGTCCTGCCTAAACTCAACCTGCCCCGCGGCGTCCCCGGCGCGATTGCCTCAGCGACGCAGTACGTGACTCTCTCCCTCGGCTTCGTGATCTCCCTGGCCGTCGCCGGAGTCGACCTTGGGAGCCTCGCTCTCGTCGCCGGCGGTTTGGGCGTCGGTATCGGCTTCGGCCTCCAGAACGTCGTGAACAATTTCGTGTCCGGGCTGATTCTCCTGTTCGAACGCCCCGTCCGTGACGGCGACTTCGTCGAAGCCGGGACGACATTCGGCGAGGTGAAACGGATCGGCTTCCGCTCGAGCACGATCCGCACCTGGCAGGGATCTGAGGTCATCGTCCCCAACGCCGACCTGATCTCGCAAACGGTCACCAACTGGACGTTGACCGACAACCACCGGTGCATGGAACTGCCGGTCCGTGCCGCGTACGGCAACGAAGCAGAAAAGATCATGAAGCTCCTGATCGAGACGGCCGCCATCCACGAGAACACGTTCGAAGACCCTGGCCCCAAGGTCTACTTCATGGCCTTCGGCGAGAATGCGCTCGAGTTCTCCCTGCGCTTCTGGGTCAACTTCGAGGTCGGGTTCGGCACGCGGAGTGAGGTCGCCGTGCTCGTCGATAACGCACTGCGAGAGGCC